The following coding sequences lie in one Lytechinus pictus isolate F3 Inbred unplaced genomic scaffold, Lp3.0 scaffold_20, whole genome shotgun sequence genomic window:
- the LOC135157843 gene encoding aqualysin-1-like: MHVFLALMFVAAATAELAPLLENSEPIPGKYIIKLRDDFNIDEIASTVRLSGGKVGNLFRNVLHGFAAELSDEVLDIVRRLRAVEYVEQDGVYRTQVTWGLDRIDQRNLALDNDYSPRGTGSGYTVWVIDTGVLDTHNNFGGRADQVVNYAGGQSSDCNGHGTHCAGTVGSNTYGVATGVTIKGVKVLNCFGSGSNTGVISGVDYVKANSGSKDVASMSLGGGISTALDTAVEQLISSGVPTAVAAGNDDSNACLSSPARASTAITVGATDSSDNRSSFSNYGSCLDIFAPGTSITSTWYTSNSATKTISGTSMACPHVAGGIALFGKSTSDMLADASSGKISDVGTNSPNKLLYVG; the protein is encoded by the exons ATGCATGTCTTCCTAGCCCTCATGTTTGTGGCTGCTGCCACGGCCGAGTTGGCCCCTCTGCTCGAGAACTCTGAGCCCATCCCAGGAAAGTACATCATCAAGCTCCGC GACGATTTCAACATCGATGAAATTGCTTCTACCGTTCGTCTCTCTGGTGGAAAAGTTGGTAACCTTTTCAGAAACGTCCTACACGGCTTCGCTGCCGAGCTGTCCGATGAGGTCCTCGACATT GTTCGTAGACTTCGCGCCGTTGAGTACGTTGAACAGGACGGCGTCTATCGTACTCAGGTCACCTGGGGTCTAGACCGTATCGACCAAAGGAATCTCGCTCTTGACAATGACTATAGTCCAAGGG GCACCGGAAGCGGATATACTGTGTGGGTAATCGATACCGGCGTCTTGGATACCCACAATAACTTTGGTGGTCGTGCTGACCAAGTGGTAAACTACGCAGGTGGTCAAAGT TCGGATTGTAACGGACATGGAACCCACTGCGCTGGGACAGTTGGCTCCAATACCTATGGTGTCGCGACGGGTGTAACCATCAAGGGAGTCAAAGTCTTAAACTGTTTTGGATCGGGCTCCAATACCGGTGTTATCTCAG GGGTGGATTATGTAAAGGCCAATAGCGGAAGCAAGGACGTTGCTTCAATGTCACTGGGAGGAGGGATCTCAACAGCTTTAGACACTGCTGTCGAGCAACTTATTTCTTCAGGGGTTCCAACCGCCGTGGCTGCTGGTAATGATGATAGCAATGCCTGCCTCTCTTCTCCTGCACGTGCTTCGACG GCAATCACAGTTGGAGCTACAGATAGTAGCGACAACCGCTCATCATTTTCCAACTACGGTAGCTGCCTAGACATCTTTGCTCCAGGTACTTCTATCACGTCTACTTGGTATACGTCTAATTCAGCAACCAAAACCATCAGTGGAACTTCGATGGCCTGTCCTCATGTTGCTG GTGGCATTGCACTTTTCGGCAAAAGCACTTCTGATATGCTTGCTGATGCTTCTTCCGGTAAGATTAGTGATGTAGGAACTAATAGCCCTAATAAACTTCTCTACGTCGGATAA